The Horticoccus luteus DNA window CAAGCACGGCGCCTGTTTCTTCCACGATGCCGGTAAACATAAACGTTATTTCAGTTTGATGCGGAGCACCGCCGTCTCGCCCCCGCGGCTCACGAGCAGCACGAATTCCGCGCGCTCCGTCGAATGATCGATCGCGGTCAGACGCTTCACCGCGTCGGCAAAATCCTTCGCCGGTTCGCCGTCGATCTCTTTGATCCAGTCGTCGGGCCGCAGACCGGCGATGGCCGCGGGACTGTTTGGTTTGACGAAATTGGCGATCACGCCCGTCGCCCCGGCGAACGTCTCGTGGCGCACCACGGCATCGCCAAACACGAGCTCGCGCACGGTGAATCCAAACCGGTCGAAATAGTGGCGTTCCGCTTCGCGCATGAGTTTCGGTTCATCGACCAGCGTCGCCTTGATTTCCACGCGTTGCCCGTCGCGCAGCACGGTGATCGGCAGCACATCGCCGGGTTGATGCGCCGCGATCGCACGCTCCACGTAGCCGACCACGCCGCTCTGCGGCCGGAAGCGCGGGAGCGCGCGGCCATCCAGCGCGACAATCACGTCGCGCGGCTTCAGGCCGGCTTTTTCGGCCGGGCTGTTTTCGAGCACCTCACTCACCACAGCGGCGGATTGCTGATCGAGCTTCATGAACCGCGCGACTTCCGCATCCAAAGGCTGCAGGCCGTATGCGCCGAGCCACGCGAGCGGCCGGCCGTAAATGTTCTTCGGCACGCGCAGAAAATAAGGCCGCGCCTCCGCCGCCACTTGAAACGCGCTGCTCTCCTCGATGTTGACCAACATGACCGGCTCGCCCGCCCGCTCCGTCCGCGAGAACTCCAAAAAACTCTGCCCGAAAGACGACAACGCGACTCCCACGAATTCGCCCGCCCGGTTGAACACCGGCAATCCCGGGCCCGCGATTTCCGTTTGCGCGATCGCGGTGCGTTGCGGCAGCGACTGCAGCAGTGCAACCCTGCCCGACAACAAATACGGCATGAAATCCTCGTCCTTGCCGCGGAGCGCGATTCCCCACACGTCGGCCCCGATCGAGGGTTCTACATCTTTGGCGGCATAAAAATTGGAAATCGGCACGAGCTTCGACCGCAGAGGCTCATCCACGCGCACGAAATGCCAGCCCGACACCGCATCCTGGCCGAGGTAATGCGCGGGCACGCTCACCGAATCGCCCGCCGCATAGGCTTTGAAATCCTTGTATTGGTCCAAACCAAACCGCGGATTGATCGCGGCAGACGGCAGCACGATCGTGCCCTCATCGTCGATCACGGTGCCATAAGCGGTGGTCGGTCGCCGATCGATATCCGTCTCGACCACGAACTCCACCGCCGCGACTGACTTCGTGCGCTCGGCCCACAGCGCCGAAAGGTCGCTCGCCTGCGCGGTCAAAACCGCCGCCAAGAAAAGAAGAAGTCCGCGAAGTCTCATGGTTTTAAAATGAAGAGAAATACCTGACGCCCCCGGCGCACCTCGACAAGCGTCGGCTCCGGGTGCGCTGCAAACGCTGCGTGTTGCGTCTTCATCACTTCAAGGTCGGTGATCACCTGCTGATTCACCTTCGCGATGATATCGCCGCGCTGAATGCCCGCCACGTCAGCCGGAAATCCCGGCTGCACGCCGATGACCAGCACGCCGTTATCGTCGGCGAGTTGATTTTCCCGCGCGAACGTCCGGGAAACCTTGCGCACGCTCACTCCCCAGCGCTCAAACGCCCATTCCTCGCCCACGCGGCTTTCCAGTTTTTCAGTGGCGATGGGATAATCGCGCGTCTCGGCCCCGCGCTTGATCCTGAGCGTCACTTTCGCTCCTAAAGGTTCGCTCGCGATCAAGTCTTGGATGGCCGGGAGTTGCTCCGGAAACCGCCCATCCACGGGGCGGCCGTTGATCGCCAGCAAAATGTCGCCTCCGCGCAGGCCCGCGCGCGCCGCTGGCGACCCCACATCGACACTGTTGACGAGCACGCCGGTGTTGAGCTGCAACGCGTAAAATCCCTCAAGGTCCCGCAGGGGTGCCGGCACGAGGCCGATGTAGCTCCGCGTGATCGCGCCATCGCGCAGCAGCGCCGCCAGCACCCGCTTCGCCGTGCTCGCGGGTATCGCGAACGCCAGATTATCCGCCCCGAGGTAGCCGCGCGAATTGATGCCGATCACGCGCCCGTCCTCCGTCACGAGCGGTCCGCCCGAGTTGCCCGGATTGATCGCCGCGTCCGTTTGCAACCACGTGTTAAACGCGCCCGTCTCGTAGCCGCGCACGCCGCGGTTGTCCTGCAAATAGCGGTTGTTGTTGGAAATGATGCCGCGGGTCACGGTGCGCGCCAAACCATGCGGCGTGCCGACGGCGTAAACCGTCTCCCCCGGCACCAGCTTGTCGCTGTCGCCAAACTCGGCGCGCGAAAACGAAAGATGGCGGCGCTTCACGTCCGCCATGTCCAACCGCAGCACGGCGAGATCCGTCCAGTGGTCCCAGCCCACCAGCCGCGCGTTGACCCGCTCAAGGTTGGCCAGCGTGACGTTCACCTCGACGGCGCGGGGACTGACGACGTGGGCGTTGGTAAGGATCACCCCATCATCGGTCAAAATCACGCCGGAGCCGATGCTCGCAGAGAAGCGTTTTCCTCCCGCCTCGAACGCAATCTCCCGCACCTCGACGTTGACGACTGCATCGAGCAAACGCGTAAAACCACGACTCGGCGCCGCCGCCCGCGCGCACGAAAGCATCGCCCCGAGGCCGAAGACGAGGGCGAAGATTGACCGGGAAATTGAAAAGTTCACAGTGGGCGGTTTCACACGATGGCAACCAATTGCACAGACTACGACTTTCGGCAGATCGAACCGCACTGGCAAACCTTCTGGGAGCAAAACCAGTCGTTTCGCGCGGAGAACAACTCCCCGAAGCCCAAGTATTACGTGCTGGATATGTTTCCTTACCCGTCGGGCGCAGGGCTGCACATCGGCCACCCCGAGGGCTATACGGCGACCGACATCATCGCGCGTTACAAGCGGGCCAAGGGTTTCAACGTGCTGCACCCGATCGGTTGGGATGCCTTCGGTCTGCCGGCCGAGCAACACGCAGTCAAAACCGGCACGCACCCCGCCTCCAACACGCAGAACAACATCAAGAATTTCCGCCGCCAGATCAAGGCCCTCGGCTTCAGCTACGATTGGTCGCGGGAAATCGATACGACCGATCCCAAATATTTTCGGTGGACGCAGTGGATATTCCTGCAGCTCTTCCAACGCGGTCTCGCCTACGTGGATGAACGGCCGGTCTGGTGGTGTCCCGAATTGCGCACCGTCCTGGCCAACGAAGAAGTCGTCGACGGCAAGAGTGAAGTCGGCGGCTTCCCCGTGGAGCGCCGCAACCTCCGGCAATGGGTGCTGCGTATCACCGCCTACGCTGAACGCCTCCTCGCCGATCTCAAGGACGTGGATTGGCCTGAATCCACGAAACGCATGCAGGAAGCGTGGATCGGTCGCAGCGAAGGCGCCGAGATCTTGTTCGACCTCGAGGACAAAACGCTCGGCCAGCTGAAAATCTTCACCACGCGACCCGACACGCTTTTCGGTTGCACTTACATGGTGCTCGCTCCCGAGCATCCGCTCGTCGCCGCTCTTACTGCG harbors:
- a CDS encoding PDZ domain-containing protein, which translates into the protein MRLRGLLLFLAAVLTAQASDLSALWAERTKSVAAVEFVVETDIDRRPTTAYGTVIDDEGTIVLPSAAINPRFGLDQYKDFKAYAAGDSVSVPAHYLGQDAVSGWHFVRVDEPLRSKLVPISNFYAAKDVEPSIGADVWGIALRGKDEDFMPYLLSGRVALLQSLPQRTAIAQTEIAGPGLPVFNRAGEFVGVALSSFGQSFLEFSRTERAGEPVMLVNIEESSAFQVAAEARPYFLRVPKNIYGRPLAWLGAYGLQPLDAEVARFMKLDQQSAAVVSEVLENSPAEKAGLKPRDVIVALDGRALPRFRPQSGVVGYVERAIAAHQPGDVLPITVLRDGQRVEIKATLVDEPKLMREAERHYFDRFGFTVRELVFGDAVVRHETFAGATGVIANFVKPNSPAAIAGLRPDDWIKEIDGEPAKDFADAVKRLTAIDHSTERAEFVLLVSRGGETAVLRIKLK
- a CDS encoding trypsin-like peptidase domain-containing protein — its product is MNFSISRSIFALVFGLGAMLSCARAAAPSRGFTRLLDAVVNVEVREIAFEAGGKRFSASIGSGVILTDDGVILTNAHVVSPRAVEVNVTLANLERVNARLVGWDHWTDLAVLRLDMADVKRRHLSFSRAEFGDSDKLVPGETVYAVGTPHGLARTVTRGIISNNNRYLQDNRGVRGYETGAFNTWLQTDAAINPGNSGGPLVTEDGRVIGINSRGYLGADNLAFAIPASTAKRVLAALLRDGAITRSYIGLVPAPLRDLEGFYALQLNTGVLVNSVDVGSPAARAGLRGGDILLAINGRPVDGRFPEQLPAIQDLIASEPLGAKVTLRIKRGAETRDYPIATEKLESRVGEEWAFERWGVSVRKVSRTFARENQLADDNGVLVIGVQPGFPADVAGIQRGDIIAKVNQQVITDLEVMKTQHAAFAAHPEPTLVEVRRGRQVFLFILKP